From Cricetulus griseus strain 17A/GY chromosome 1 unlocalized genomic scaffold, alternate assembly CriGri-PICRH-1.0 chr1_0, whole genome shotgun sequence, a single genomic window includes:
- the LOC100754804 gene encoding transmembrane protein 217 translates to MKQQNWFGLTAKMGTVLSGVFSIMATHMHLIFERKHLENSNCTDNLQSQFTNVVSHFIICWSFKIVLLLSLVTMAVSCFLLYSVYAQIYGGLMSYTIWIFTYESINLAVQIFTNEFSVALVRAMRWFGWVSRASLHSLCLYFVVTHAQIIYQSKKQGNIISYHRRISLGAGDAPRRKSKIITFIHHNN, encoded by the coding sequence ATGAAGCAGCAGAACTGGTTTGGGCTGACAGCCAAGATGGGCACAGTGCTGTCAGGGGTCTTTTCCATCATGGCCACCCACATGCACCTCATCTTTGAAAGGAAGCATCTCGAGAACAGCAACTGCACGGATAACCTCCAGAGTCAGTTCACCAACGTGGTGAGCCACTTCATCATCTGCTGGAGCTTCAAAATCGTTCTCCTCCTGTCCCTCGTCACCATGGCGGTCAGCTGCTTCCTCCTGTATTCTGTGTATGCCCAGATTTACGGGGGTCTCATGAGCTACACCATCTGGATCTTCACCTATGAGTCCATCAACCTGGCTGTTCAGATCTTCACCAATGAGTTCAGCGTGGCGCTGGTCAGAGCCATGCGCTGGTTCGGCTGGGTGTCCCGTGCATCCCTACACAGCCTCTGTCTGTACTTTGTCGTTACCCATGCCCAAATCATCTACCAGAGTAAAAAACAGGGCAACATAATCTCTTACCATAGGCGTATCTCTTTGGGAGCCGGAGACGCTCCACGGCGGAAATCAAAGATTATAACCTTTATCCACCATAATAATTAA